A DNA window from Augochlora pura isolate Apur16 chromosome 9, APUR_v2.2.1, whole genome shotgun sequence contains the following coding sequences:
- the LOC144474901 gene encoding mitochondrial protein C2orf69 homolog isoform X1, with product MSSKICIWKKVPGFVSRFNDIIYSYPKSLPCQDILIYFGGDVQDIQECMERHPDSKKYVEWSLENTAHILSTNFPNKHIIVIRPSRIHDKVYGSFSCFDNFVSTNEYGDPSFSPSHNALKHLQELIKSSSQNLKLYKDENPIDLNNNKTRLTLMGFSKGCVVLNQFLHEFHDHLSNPDSDLEITNFVKLIESMWWLDSGHGHSKDTWITNKPILESFVKLSNIFNKIMKRVFILVSVRFNICNVTEIEVHVHVTPYQICDLRRPWIREEENQFCSLLRSMEVPVKRILHFADKPRSLLLHFNLLTAIRNYIQ from the exons ATGTCTTCTAAAATCTGTATATGGAAGAAAGTACCTGGTTTTGTTAGTCgttttaatgatataatttattcgtatcCAAAATCATTACCATGTCAAGACATTCTCATATATTTTGGAGGCGATGTGCAG GATATTCAAGAATGTATGGAACGGCACCCTGacagtaaaaaatatgtagaGTGGAGTCTAGAAAATACTGCTCATatactttcaacaaattttccaaataaacaCATAATTGTCATTCGTCCATCAAG AATACATGATAAAGTATATGGCAGCTTCAGTTGTTTTGATAATTTTGTATCAACAAATGAATATGGTGATCCATCGTTTTCTCCATCTCATAATGCTTTAAAACATTTGCAGGAATTGATAAAGTCCTCTTCacagaatttgaaattatataaggATGAG AATCCTATTGatcttaataataacaaaacaaGATTAACATTAATGGGCTTCAGCAAAGGCTGTGTTGTACTGAATCAATTTCTTCATGAATTTCATGACCATCTCAGTAATCCAGATTCTGACCTAGAAATTACAAACTTTGTAAAACTAATTGAGAGCATGTGGTGGTTGGATAGTGGACATGGACATTCCAAAGATACATGGATTACGAATAAACCCATATTAGAGtcgtttgtaaaattaagtaatatatttaataaaattatgaaaagagTTTTTATACTTGTTTCGGTTAGGTTTAACATTTGTAATGTTACAGAAATAGAAGTTCATGTACATGTCACACCGTATCAAATATGTGACCTTCGGCGTCCATGGATTCGTgaagaagaaaatcaattttgtagtTTGTTACGGAGTATGGAAGTTCCTGTGAAACGAATTTTACACTTTGCAGATAAACCAAGAAGtttgttattacattttaatcttCTTACAgctattagaaattatattcagTAA
- the LOC144474901 gene encoding mitochondrial protein C2orf69 homolog isoform X2, producing MSSKICIWKKVPGFVSRFNDIIYSYPKSLPCQDILIYFGGDVQDIQECMERHPDSKKYVEWSLENTAHILSTNFPNKHIIVIRPSRIHDKVYGSFSCFDNFVSTNEYGDPSFSPSHNALKHLQELIKSSSQNLKLYKDENPIDLNNNKTRLTLMGFSKGCVVLNQFLHEFHDHLSNPDSDLEITNFVKLIESMWWLDSGHGHSKDTWITNKPILESFVKLKIEVHVHVTPYQICDLRRPWIREEENQFCSLLRSMEVPVKRILHFADKPRSLLLHFNLLTAIRNYIQ from the exons ATGTCTTCTAAAATCTGTATATGGAAGAAAGTACCTGGTTTTGTTAGTCgttttaatgatataatttattcgtatcCAAAATCATTACCATGTCAAGACATTCTCATATATTTTGGAGGCGATGTGCAG GATATTCAAGAATGTATGGAACGGCACCCTGacagtaaaaaatatgtagaGTGGAGTCTAGAAAATACTGCTCATatactttcaacaaattttccaaataaacaCATAATTGTCATTCGTCCATCAAG AATACATGATAAAGTATATGGCAGCTTCAGTTGTTTTGATAATTTTGTATCAACAAATGAATATGGTGATCCATCGTTTTCTCCATCTCATAATGCTTTAAAACATTTGCAGGAATTGATAAAGTCCTCTTCacagaatttgaaattatataaggATGAG AATCCTATTGatcttaataataacaaaacaaGATTAACATTAATGGGCTTCAGCAAAGGCTGTGTTGTACTGAATCAATTTCTTCATGAATTTCATGACCATCTCAGTAATCCAGATTCTGACCTAGAAATTACAAACTTTGTAAAACTAATTGAGAGCATGTGGTGGTTGGATAGTGGACATGGACATTCCAAAGATACATGGATTACGAATAAACCCATATTAGAGtcgtttgtaaaattaa AAATAGAAGTTCATGTACATGTCACACCGTATCAAATATGTGACCTTCGGCGTCCATGGATTCGTgaagaagaaaatcaattttgtagtTTGTTACGGAGTATGGAAGTTCCTGTGAAACGAATTTTACACTTTGCAGATAAACCAAGAAGtttgttattacattttaatcttCTTACAgctattagaaattatattcagTAA